Proteins encoded within one genomic window of Spirulina major PCC 6313:
- the adhE gene encoding bifunctional acetaldehyde-CoA/alcohol dehydrogenase — translation MSSFVTTIPELEDLIQRVKTAQSTYASFSQEQVDAIFKQAALAANTARVPLAKLAATETGMGVTEDKVIKNHFASEIIYNKYKHEKTCGIIEVDQAFGIQKIAEPVGLLAGIVPTTNPTSTAIFKALIALKTRNGIIFSPHPRAKNCTIAAAKVIRDAAVAAGAPADIIGWIDEPTVPLSQALMQHTKINLILATGGPGMVRAAYSSGNPSLGVGAGNTPALIDETAHIKLSVSSIILSKTFDNGMICASEQSVIVVDSIYEAVKTEFRHRGAYILTPEERDRLGAKIIVNGRLNADIVGQPVEKLAAIADIQIPPETRVLIGEVEEVSLDEPFAQEKLSPILAMYRVPDFLAGVDKAEALVELGGRGHTAVLYTSPDNLDHIRRFENNVQTARVLINTPSSQGAIGDLYNFRLDPSLTLGCGTWGGNSISENVEPHHLLNIKTVAERRENMLWFRVPPKIYFKPGSLPVALRDLAGKERAFIVTDKPIYDLGLTASLEDVLDDMGLKSEIFNDVEPDPSLETVNRGLDRMRRFNPDVIIAIGGGSPMDAAKIMWLLYEHPEIEFEGLAMRFMDIRKRVYDLPPLGSKAVLVAIPTTSGTGSEVTPFAVVTDRQKQIKYPLADYALTPTMAIIDADLVRHMPKSLTAFGGVDALTHALESYVSVLASEYTNGLCLEATRLIFKYLPAAYHEGAANPKAREKMHYASTIAGMAFANGFLGICHSMAHQLGAMFGIPHGMANALMITYVIRYNATDAPFKQATFSQYKYPNAKWRYARIASYLGLPGEDEAAKVNQLIIAIETLKQRVGIPTSLKEALGDRASEFQARLEELADQSFDDQCTGSNPRYPLISDLKSLLMDAYHGRLSEEFATEINAALGHVEHPTAIGQDLHPVS, via the coding sequence ATGTCTAGTTTTGTCACCACAATCCCAGAACTTGAAGACCTGATTCAACGGGTTAAAACTGCCCAATCCACCTATGCCAGCTTCAGCCAAGAGCAGGTAGATGCGATTTTTAAACAAGCTGCCCTCGCGGCCAATACCGCACGAGTTCCCCTTGCCAAACTGGCCGCCACGGAAACCGGCATGGGGGTGACCGAAGACAAAGTGATTAAAAATCATTTTGCGTCCGAAATTATCTACAACAAATATAAACACGAAAAAACCTGCGGCATTATCGAAGTGGATCAAGCGTTCGGGATTCAAAAAATTGCCGAACCCGTGGGACTCCTAGCCGGGATTGTGCCCACCACCAACCCCACATCCACGGCCATTTTTAAAGCCTTAATCGCCCTCAAAACCCGCAACGGGATCATCTTTTCGCCCCACCCCCGCGCCAAGAACTGCACGATTGCCGCTGCTAAGGTGATCCGCGATGCTGCCGTGGCCGCCGGTGCGCCCGCTGATATTATCGGCTGGATTGATGAGCCTACTGTGCCCCTGTCCCAAGCCCTGATGCAGCACACCAAGATTAATTTAATCCTCGCCACGGGGGGGCCTGGCATGGTGCGGGCGGCCTATTCGTCGGGAAATCCATCCCTGGGGGTGGGGGCTGGCAATACCCCGGCGCTGATTGATGAAACCGCCCATATTAAGCTGTCGGTGTCGTCGATTATTCTCAGTAAGACCTTTGATAATGGGATGATCTGCGCCAGTGAGCAGTCGGTGATTGTGGTGGATTCGATCTATGAGGCGGTGAAAACGGAATTTCGCCATCGTGGGGCTTATATTCTCACGCCGGAGGAGCGCGATCGCCTCGGAGCCAAAATCATCGTTAACGGTCGCCTCAATGCGGATATTGTTGGGCAACCCGTGGAAAAACTCGCCGCGATCGCCGACATTCAAATCCCCCCCGAAACCCGTGTGTTAATCGGAGAAGTGGAGGAAGTCAGCCTGGATGAACCCTTTGCCCAGGAAAAACTGTCCCCGATCCTGGCCATGTATCGCGTGCCGGACTTCCTCGCCGGGGTCGATAAAGCCGAAGCCCTCGTGGAACTGGGGGGCCGCGGCCATACCGCCGTCCTCTACACCTCCCCCGATAACCTCGACCATATCCGCCGCTTTGAAAACAACGTCCAGACGGCGCGGGTGCTGATTAATACGCCCTCGTCCCAAGGTGCGATCGGTGACCTGTACAACTTCCGCCTTGACCCGTCCCTCACCCTCGGCTGCGGCACCTGGGGCGGCAACTCGATCAGCGAAAACGTCGAACCCCATCACCTCCTCAACATCAAGACCGTCGCCGAGCGGCGCGAAAATATGCTGTGGTTCCGCGTCCCGCCGAAAATCTACTTCAAACCGGGGTCGCTCCCAGTAGCCCTGCGGGATTTGGCAGGCAAAGAACGGGCGTTTATTGTCACCGATAAACCGATCTACGACTTGGGCCTAACCGCCTCCCTCGAAGATGTCCTCGATGATATGGGGTTGAAATCCGAAATTTTTAATGATGTGGAGCCTGATCCCTCGTTGGAAACCGTGAACCGGGGCCTAGACCGGATGCGGCGGTTTAATCCGGATGTGATTATTGCGATCGGGGGTGGTTCTCCCATGGATGCGGCGAAAATTATGTGGCTGCTGTACGAGCATCCGGAAATTGAGTTTGAAGGCTTGGCGATGCGGTTTATGGATATCCGGAAGCGGGTCTACGACTTGCCACCCTTGGGGTCTAAAGCTGTCCTCGTGGCGATCCCCACCACCTCCGGCACCGGCTCCGAAGTCACGCCCTTCGCCGTGGTGACCGATCGCCAGAAACAGATTAAATATCCCCTGGCAGACTATGCCCTCACCCCGACCATGGCGATCATTGATGCGGATCTGGTGCGCCATATGCCCAAATCCCTAACGGCCTTTGGCGGGGTGGATGCGTTGACCCATGCTCTGGAGTCCTATGTGTCGGTGTTGGCCTCGGAATATACCAATGGCCTGTGTTTGGAGGCGACGCGCTTAATTTTCAAATATTTACCGGCTGCCTACCATGAGGGGGCGGCGAATCCGAAGGCTCGCGAAAAAATGCACTATGCCTCAACGATCGCAGGCATGGCCTTCGCCAATGGTTTCTTGGGAATTTGTCACTCCATGGCCCATCAATTGGGGGCGATGTTTGGCATTCCCCACGGCATGGCTAATGCGTTGATGATCACCTATGTGATCCGCTATAACGCCACCGATGCACCCTTTAAACAGGCGACATTCTCTCAATACAAATACCCGAATGCGAAATGGCGCTACGCCCGCATCGCCAGCTATTTGGGGTTGCCGGGTGAGGATGAAGCGGCGAAGGTGAATCAACTGATCATCGCCATTGAGACCCTAAAACAACGGGTGGGTATTCCCACGAGTTTGAAGGAGGCCTTGGGCGATCGCGCCTCAGAATTTCAAGCCCGTTTAGAGGAATTGGCCGATCAATCCTTCGACGACCAATGCACTGGCTCTAACCCCCGCTATCCCTTGATCAGCGATCTTAAGTCTCTGCTGATGGATGCCTATCACGGTCGCCTCTCGGAAGAATTCGCCACCGAGATCAACGCTGCCCTCGGTCACGTCGAACACCCCACGGCAATTGGTCAGGATCTCCATCCGGTATCCTAA
- the nblS gene encoding two-component system sensor histidine kinase NblS has protein sequence MLAFFKQIRAILHQWWSEFTLQTRLMAGATLVVSLIMSSVTFWAVNTIQHDARLNDTRFGRDLGLLLAANVAPLIADDNLTEAARFSSRFYSSTSSIRYLLYANEAGKIFFGIPYSEAEVQNSLTIQRRIQLPEQYATNTTLPLVRQHLTPDGPVTDVFVPLHHEKKYLGVLAIGINPNPTVVASSNLTRDVTIAVFISIWAMVLLGVVFNALTITKPIKELLVGVKNIAAGNFQQRINLPLGGELGELIFSFNEMAERLKSYEEQNIEELTAEKAKLETLVSTIADGAVLLNTDLDIILVNPTARRIFNWEGKDVIGDNVLHHLPPPVTVKLTRPLYHVTHIKSPLIPLTEAAEQSAADDHKHRDGDEFRVTLSSPTERTIRILLTQVFDQHRESVKGIAMTIQDITREVELNEAKSQFISNVSHELRTPLFNIKSFIETLYEYGSELTEGEREEFLKTANNETDRLTRLVNDVLDLSRLESSNAYQLEAIEISRPIEQTLRTYQLNAKDKGIELLQQISPDLPLVLGHYDLILQVLANLVGNSLKFTASGGKVAILAYLLDQNAPLPNQPQKVRIEVADTGTGIDPDDQNAIFERFFRVENRVHTLEGTGLGLSIVRNIIEKHHSRVHLISEVGVGSTFWFELEVYSDENALMETPMSLAPAQSSP, from the coding sequence TTGTTAGCGTTCTTCAAACAGATCCGCGCCATTCTTCATCAGTGGTGGTCAGAATTCACCCTGCAAACTCGGCTCATGGCCGGGGCAACCCTTGTCGTCTCATTAATTATGAGCAGCGTCACCTTCTGGGCAGTCAACACCATCCAACACGACGCACGGCTCAATGACACTCGCTTCGGGCGCGACTTAGGACTCCTCCTCGCCGCCAACGTCGCCCCCCTGATCGCCGATGACAACCTCACAGAAGCCGCCCGTTTTTCCAGCCGCTTCTACAGCAGCACCTCCTCCATTCGCTACCTCCTCTACGCCAACGAAGCCGGCAAAATCTTCTTCGGCATCCCCTACAGCGAAGCCGAAGTCCAAAACTCCCTCACGATCCAACGCCGAATTCAACTCCCAGAGCAATACGCCACCAACACCACCCTGCCGCTGGTGCGCCAACATCTCACCCCTGACGGCCCCGTCACCGATGTCTTTGTCCCCCTCCACCATGAAAAAAAATACCTGGGGGTACTTGCGATCGGGATCAACCCCAACCCCACCGTCGTCGCCTCCTCCAACCTCACCCGTGATGTCACGATCGCCGTCTTCATTTCGATCTGGGCCATGGTCTTGCTCGGTGTCGTTTTCAATGCCCTCACGATCACCAAACCGATCAAAGAACTCCTCGTCGGGGTCAAAAACATTGCCGCCGGTAACTTTCAGCAACGCATTAACCTCCCCCTCGGTGGCGAACTCGGTGAACTAATCTTCAGCTTCAACGAAATGGCCGAACGGCTCAAATCCTACGAAGAGCAAAACATCGAAGAACTCACCGCCGAAAAAGCCAAACTCGAAACCCTCGTCTCCACCATTGCCGATGGAGCCGTCCTTCTCAACACCGACCTTGATATCATCCTCGTCAACCCCACCGCCCGCCGCATCTTCAATTGGGAAGGCAAAGATGTGATCGGCGACAATGTGCTCCACCATCTTCCTCCCCCCGTCACCGTCAAGCTCACCCGTCCCCTCTACCACGTCACCCACATCAAGTCCCCCCTAATCCCCCTCACGGAAGCCGCTGAACAGTCCGCCGCCGATGACCATAAACACCGCGATGGGGATGAATTTCGCGTCACCCTCTCCTCTCCCACCGAACGCACAATTCGGATTCTGCTCACCCAAGTGTTTGACCAACATCGCGAATCCGTGAAAGGCATTGCAATGACGATTCAAGACATTACCCGCGAAGTGGAACTCAACGAAGCGAAAAGCCAATTTATTAGTAATGTCTCCCATGAATTGCGCACGCCGTTGTTTAATATCAAATCGTTCATTGAAACCCTGTACGAATACGGCAGCGAACTCACCGAAGGGGAGCGGGAAGAGTTTCTCAAAACGGCGAATAATGAAACCGATCGCCTCACGCGGTTGGTGAATGATGTGTTAGATCTTTCCCGGCTTGAATCGAGTAATGCTTATCAGTTAGAAGCGATCGAAATCTCCCGCCCCATTGAGCAAACCCTCCGCACCTATCAACTCAATGCGAAGGATAAGGGGATCGAATTGCTGCAACAGATCAGCCCCGACTTGCCGCTGGTGTTGGGGCATTATGATTTGATTTTGCAGGTCTTGGCGAACCTGGTGGGGAATTCCTTGAAGTTCACCGCATCGGGGGGCAAGGTGGCGATTTTGGCCTATCTTTTGGATCAAAATGCGCCTTTGCCCAACCAGCCCCAAAAAGTGCGAATTGAGGTGGCAGATACCGGAACCGGCATTGATCCCGATGACCAAAATGCTATTTTTGAACGATTTTTCCGGGTTGAAAATCGGGTGCATACCCTAGAGGGTACGGGGCTAGGACTGTCGATTGTGCGTAATATTATCGAAAAGCACCATAGCCGGGTTCATCTTATTAGTGAAGTGGGTGTTGGCAGTACGTTTTGGTTTGAATTGGAAGTGTATAGTGACGAGAATGCCTTGATGGAAACGCCGATGTCCCTCGCACCGGCCCAGTCTTCACCGTAG